The region GACGAAAAATATCGATCAGTAAAGAAGAATCATCAAATTCTGATCCCAAGATAATTGGTTTCGGAACAAAAATGATTAGGAAAGTTACTAACATTATAAACCCAAAATAAAACCGGAACTTTCCAATTCCCAATACAGAATCTTTTATGAATGGATGTTCAACTTTTATTACAAAATAAATGAAAAAACTCCAAAGTAACCAAGTAAAATGAAGTAATGCAAAAATCAAAAACAAGAGAAACAAACTGTGGATCCACTTACGATATCCTTCACCAAACATAGAATATATGACATGGCCGCCATCCAATTGACCAAAAGGTAACAAATTCACAGCGGTGATGAGTAATCCTACCCAACCTGCTTTGGCTAAAGGATGCGCTTGGATGTCCATAGTTGAAAAATCAATTGGGCCAAGAATCCATTGGCTTGTTAGATAAGTAAAAAGACTATCTCCAAAAAATAAAAATCCCGATCTATCAAAGTCCGGTGGAATTGTTATGACTTTGGAAAGGCTAATCCCCACTAACCAGGCAACGATGGAAAGTACCAAACTTGCAGTTGGTCCTCCAATTCCAATATCAAATAATATTTTTTTATCAGGAATCGGCTGATTGATTTGAATGACCGCACCCATGGTTCCAATTGGCCCCACAGGTAGTGGAATGAAATAAGGCCAAGTGGTTTTGACTCCGTAATATCTAGCTGGTAAATAATGCCCCATTTCATGCGCAAAGAGTATGAACAACAAGGAAACCGAATAAGGCCAATTCTCAAAGAAAATAAGTTTATAATTCTCTAATGTTTGTGGAACCTGAGGATTCAAAAATATATCTGAGTATGTTAAGGTGAAAAACGTAAGTAGGAATAGAATTATATGTATTGTTTTTTTTGATCCCAAAGTCGGAACAACCTAGAAATTAATTTCTACTCGAAAGGATACGGAACCTAACTATAGAGGCAATTAGAAACTAAAATAACGAAGGGAAAATTGGTTCAGTATAGGATCTGAACCTCATTCAGATTCTCGCCTCTTTCCCAAATTCATTTGGTAAATTTGTGTCAATTCGGATCCATTTTGGCAGGACGAACTCTTTTTCAGGAAGTACTGAAACCAAAAATTTTCTTCCTTTGGGAAGGTCTTCAGAATCCATTGAACAAGTGGATTTTTCGTACAGACATATTGTCTCATTTCCTTTTAAATCTTTCCCAACTCTAGGAAAAGTTGACTCGTCTAATGATTAAAAACAAAACCAACTAATCAATGTTTGAAAATATAAGAATCATCAAAAAGTTTGACCCGGCAGCCAAATCATATTTGGAAATTGTTCTTTGTTACCCGGGATTGCACGCCCTTTGGCTGCATAAACTTGCGCATTTACTTTATAAACTTCGTTTGCCGATCATCCCCCGACTTGTGAATTACATCAGTAGGTTTTTAACAGGAATCGACATCCATCCAGGAGCCAAAATTGCACCAGGTGTTTTTATCGATCATGGCTCTGGAGTTGTGATTGGAGAAACA is a window of Leptospira kanakyensis DNA encoding:
- a CDS encoding site-2 protease family protein — translated: MGSKKTIHIILFLLTFFTLTYSDIFLNPQVPQTLENYKLIFFENWPYSVSLLFILFAHEMGHYLPARYYGVKTTWPYFIPLPVGPIGTMGAVIQINQPIPDKKILFDIGIGGPTASLVLSIVAWLVGISLSKVITIPPDFDRSGFLFFGDSLFTYLTSQWILGPIDFSTMDIQAHPLAKAGWVGLLITAVNLLPFGQLDGGHVIYSMFGEGYRKWIHSLFLLFLIFALLHFTWLLWSFFIYFVIKVEHPFIKDSVLGIGKFRFYFGFIMLVTFLIIFVPKPIILGSEFDDSSLLIDIFRLITDNIGLDL